One window from the genome of Cryptomeria japonica chromosome 6, Sugi_1.0, whole genome shotgun sequence encodes:
- the LOC131052825 gene encoding cytochrome P450 750A1-like: protein MESLIYSLNGFATIGLGIFFFFYCFVHKLRGDGRKMKLPPGPRPWRLIGNLHLLGTLPHQVLTKLAKKYGSIMFLRLGSIPTVVVSSLAMAKEFLKTHDLVFATRAYSIFGRYFSIVFFLTDESVNAIYILFLSNNIVCAYESHLWACYNDYKYVAFGPYGESWRQMRKLLTVELLTLKRTESFRFVTEEEVSSMIGSIWQERGHGAQCVDVKKRLSSLTQNITCRMFASRTYSDNDLNGGHSFRQMVEEMFSVAGAFNLSDFIPSLDWIDMQGIRRRMQAVHKIFDGFAENVIDEHINRRSGERKPQEGDHVKDMVDLMLSMAETKGQTILRVDIKAMSLDMVNAGIETSSTLVEWAMSELLRNPETLARAQKEMESTVGRERRVKGK, encoded by the exons ATGGAATCCCTGATTTACTCCCTGAATGGATTCGCGACTATTGGActtgggattttcttcttcttctactgcTTCGTCCATAAGCTGAGGGGAGATGGAAGGAAAATGAAGTTGCCTCCAGGGCCACGTCCATGGCGTCTCATAGGAAATCTCCATCTCTTGGGAACCCTTCCTCATCAGGTTCTTACCAAGCTGGCAAAGAAATACGGATCCATTATGTTTCTCCGTTTGGGCTCCATCCCCACTGTTGTGGTGTCTTCTCTTGCCATGGCAAAAGAATTTCTCAAAACGCATGATTTGGTCTTTGCGACCAGAGCATACAGCATATTTGGGAGATAT TTTTCTATAGTTTTCTTCTTAACTGATGAATCAGTTAATGCTATATATATTCTTTTCTTATCTAATAATATTGTGTGTGCGTATGAATCACATCTTTGGGCCTGTTACAATGATTATAAATACGTTGCTTTTGGCCCTTATGGAGAATCATGGAGGCAGATGAGAAAGCTGTTGACAGTTGAGCTACTCACGTTAAAGAGAACCGAGTCTTTCAGATTTGTGACAGAGGAAGAAGTGTCTTCTATGATCGGGTCCATCTGGCAGGAACGCGGGCACGGAGCGCAGTGTGTGGATGTGAAGAAGAGACTCTCCTCCCTCACACAAAATATTACCTGCAGAATGTTTGCCAGCAGGACGTACTCCGACAATGACTTGAATGGAGGCCATAGCTTCAGACAAATGGTTGAAGAGATGTTTTCTGTGGCCGGTGCGTTTAATCTTAGCGATTTTATTCCATCTCTTGACTGGATCGACATGCAAGGAATCCGTCGTCGCATGCAGGCGGTTCACAAAATATTCGACGGATTTGCTGAAAATGTAATCGACGAGCACATTAATCGTAGATCGGGAGAGAGAAAACCCCAGGAAGGGGATCACGTTAAAGACATGGTAGACTTGATGCTCAGCATGGCCGAGACGAAGGGCCAGACAATATTACGGGTCGACATCAAAGCCATGAGCTTG GATATGGTAAACGCGGGAATAGAAACATCCTCGACATTGGTAGAGTGGGCAATGAGTGAATTGCTGAGGAATCCTGAAACGCTGGCACGAGCACAGAAAGAGATGGAATCAACAGTGGGCAGAGAGCGCAGAGTAAAAGGAAAGTGA